One stretch of Juglans microcarpa x Juglans regia isolate MS1-56 chromosome 3D, Jm3101_v1.0, whole genome shotgun sequence DNA includes these proteins:
- the LOC121256331 gene encoding transcription termination factor MTERF2, chloroplastic — MLYCPPHTHCPSLPPYPNSTIISSSLNHPNQDRLLLRRHNSKSTVLLLRHLSPSQDPSPEPPPQYRHHDHSIPEQQEDDQSQLLQLSLATKRTPQFPGSIYVQSPSDPDVHTSLPPLRTLLQGEAGGEEEDDHKVIARALDIRRKVTAEIFKEAMRKGKFGITYITNLTNRLAAFIDYVMVEAAAMKRLPEFSESTFNFRAKTVIQDSNVVPLIRWLKHNSVSYPKIGKLISMSRGKIESIRRVVEWLKSIHVKGEFLGVTLTKAGENLLELSNDELDEIVDYLESNGVRRVWMGYVVSRCPQLLSYSMEELRSRVQLFLDMGMNDKDFGTMVFDYPRVLGYYTLEEMIEKVRYLKEFGLCTEEVGKLLAFKPYLMGCSIEERWKPLVKYLYYHGISRDGMKRMLMVKPIIFCVDLEATIVPKVQFFQDIGVRGDAIGNMLVKFPALLTYSLHKKIRPVVIFLMTKAGVNERDIGKVIALAPELLGCSIVKKLEGNVKYFLSLGIHTRQLGEMIADFPMLLRYNVDVLRPKYRYLRRTMVRPLQDLIEFPRFFSYSLDGRIIPRHKILVEKQINLKLRYMLASTDEEFEKKVEAIVEKRRRFEAGLIYDDLPASQATDDPAENVNTSVVARQESNYETQSI; from the exons ATGCTGTATTGTCCACCCCACACTCACTGCCCTTCCCTCCCTCCATATCCTAACTCAACCATCATCTCCTCCTCTCTCAACCATCCGAACCAAGACCGCCTTCTCCTCCGCAGGCACAACTCCAAATCCACCGTCCTTCTCCTCCGCCACCTCTCCCCTTCCCAAGACCCCTCCCCCGAGCCACCTCCCCAATACCGACACCATGACCACTCTATTCCTGAACAACAAGAAGATGACCAATCCCAGCTTCTACAACTCTCTCTCGCAACCAAACGCACCCCACAGTTCCCCGGCTCCATCTACGTCCAGTCCCCCAGCGACCCCGACGTCCATACTTCTCTGCCGCCTCTGCGGACCCTATTACAAGGCGAAGCTGGCGGTGAGGAGGAAGACGACCACAAGGTTATAGCTCGGGCCCTAGACATTCGCCGCAAGGTCACCGCTGAGATTTTCAAGGAAGCCATGCGAAAGGGCAAGTTTGGAATCACATACATAACCAATTTGACTAATAGGCTCGCTGCTTTCATTGATTATGTCATGGTCGAGGCCGCGGCCATGAAGCGCTTGCCTGAGTTCTCCGAATCCACATTCAACTTCCGGGCCAAGACCGTCATTCAGGACTCTAACGTAGTGCCCCTTATAAG GTGGTTGAAACATAATTCAGTGTCGTATCCGAAAATCGGGAAGCTAATTTCGATGTCAAGGGGGAAGATTGAGTCCATAAGACGTGTAGTTGAGTGGTTGAAGTCGATTCATGTCAAGGGGGAATTTCTTGGGGTTACGCTCACCAAAGCCGGAGAGAATCTTTTGGAGCTCAGCAATGATGAATTGGATGAGATCGTTGATTATCTAGAGAGCAATGGAGTTAGGAGGGTTTGGATGGGTTATGTTGTGAGCCGGTGTCCCCAGTTGCTGTCTTACAGCATGGAAGAATTGCGATCACGTGTCCAGTTATTCTTGGATATGGGTATGAATGACAAGGATTTTGGAACGATGGTCTTCGATTATCCCAGGGTACTTGGCTACTATACTCTGGAAGAGATGATTGAAAAG GTTCGTTATCTAAAGGAATTTGGACTTTGTACCGAGGAGGTTGGCAAATTACTAGCATTTAAACCATATTTGATGGGCTGTAGCATTGAAGAAAGATGGAAGCCTCTTGTTAAGTATCTGTACTACCACGGGATTTCCCGGGATGGTATGAAGAGAATGCTTATGGTTAAGCCAATAATTTTCTGTGTAGATTTGGAGGCGACCATTGTGCCAAAG GTGCAATTTTTTCAGGACATAGGCGTTCGAGGTGATGCAATTGGCAACATGCTTGTAAAGTTTCCTGCATTACTAACATACAGTCTCCACAAGAAGATCCGGCCTGTG GTCATTTTCTTGATGACTAAAGCTGGGGTCAATGAGAGGGATATTGGGAAGGTTATAGCTCTGGCACCAGAACTCTTAGGTTGCAGCATAGTGAAAAAGCTCGAGGGTaatgtgaaatattttctgtcactTGGCATACATACTCGACAACTGGGTGAGATGATTGCTGATTTTCCCATGCTGCTCCGGTACAACGTAGATGTCCTCCGTCCCAAGTATCGTTACTTGAGGAGAACTATGGTCCGCCCTCTGCAAGATCTCATCGAGTTTCCCAG GTTTTTTAGCTATTCTCTTGATGGCCGAATAATTCCAAGGCACAAGATTTTGGTGGAGAAGCAGATAAACTTAAAGCTGCGCTACATGTTGGCTAGCACTGatgaagagtttgagaaaaaggTTGAGGCTATTGTGGAGAAGCGTAGAAGGTTTGAAGCTGGTCTTATCTATGACGATCTCCCTGCTTCTCAGGCAACTGACGATCCTGCAGAGAACGTTAACACCTCTGTGGTAGCGAGGCAAGAGAGTAATTATGAAACTCAATCCATCTAA